CGTACACGGTCACCGGGGGCAGCGGGCACGTCACGTGGGCCTACCAGGGGCTGCCGGACGGACTGGCTGCCTCGCAGACCACCGGGGTCGTGACCGGTACGCCGACGCTGTCGGGCAGCTACCCGCTCACCATCAGCGTGACCGACGGCGACGGCCAGACCCAGTCGGCCGACGCGACCCTTCTGGTCGACCCGATCGGCCTGTCGACGGCATCCGGCCAGCCGGCCTACCTCGTGGCGATCGCCAAGGACCCGGTGAGCGCCCAGGCGGTGATCGCCTCAGGTGACAGCGAGGACCTGACCTGGAGCGCCAGCGGCTTGCCGCCCGGGCTGTCGATCGACAAGGACAGCGGCGTCGTCAGTGGCACTCCGACGCAGGTCGGCGCGTTCACCACCCGCTTCAAGGCAGTCAACACGGTCGGCAACACCGCCTATCTGTCGGTGCTGTTCGAAGTCGTCGTCGGCTACACCTGCGACTACCACGAGACCGGTGCGGTCGGCCAGGCGCTGTCGATCAACTGCGGCGTGTTCTGGTCACCCAAGCCCAACGCCGGTGGCAGGTGGCTGCGCCTGCCGGGGCGGCTGAGCTACTCCGCCAAGGGTCTGCCCAGTGGGCTACGGATCGACCCGGCCACCGGCGTGATCACCGGATCGCCGCGCAAGGCCGGGACCGCCACGGCGACGGTGTCGGTGAAGGTGCGACCCGACGGCGTCCTGGTCACCCGCGCGACCACGTGGCGCAGCTCCGTTCGCTGCGCCATCAGGTGACGACTCGACCTTCAGGCGCGGCTCGCCGTGGGCCCGGCTGACGGGCCTCTGCCGCTCCGCAGGGCTAAATCCGGGAGCGTGACGGTCGCGGAATGAGACAATCGGGTGTGCCCGAGTCTCCTACGCTTCGCCCGGATGCGACGGAAGCGCTGACTGCCCTGCTGCAATCGCGCATCCTGGTGCTGGACGGTGCGATGGGCACGATGATCCAGCGGTACACCTTCAGCGAGGCGGAGTACCGCGGCGCGCGCTTCGCCGACTGGGGCAGTGACGTCAAGGGCAACAACGACCTGTTGACCCTCACCCAGCCGGACGCGATCGGTGCGATCCATCGCGCCTATCTCGACGCGGGCGCCGACATCATCGAGACGAACACGTTCAGCGCGCAGCGGATCTCGCTGGCCGACTACTCGATGGAGTCGCTCGCCTACGAGCTCAACTTAGAGGCCGCCCGGCTGGCCCGCGCCCAGTGCGACGCGGTGACCGCGGCCGACCCGACCCGTCCGCGGTTCGTTGCCGGCGGCATCGGTCCGACGAACCGGACCGCGTCGATCTCACCGGACGTCAACGACCCGGGGGCGCGCAACGTCAGCTACGTCGAGCTCGTCGAGGCCTACCTGGAGGCAGCCAACGGGCTGGTCGACGGCGGCGCGGACCTGCTGGCGATCGAGACCATCTTCGACACGCTCAACGCGAAGGCGGCGATCTTCGCGGTCGAGACGCTGTTCGAGCAGCGGGGCCGGCGCTGGCCGGTGATGATCTCCGGCACGATCACCGACGCCTCGGGTCGCACGCTGTCGGGGCAGGTGACCGAAGCGTTCTGGCACTCGGTCCGTCACGCCAAGCCGCTGCTCGTCGGGCTGAACTGCGCGCTCGGCGCGCAG
This window of the Mycobacteriales bacterium genome carries:
- a CDS encoding putative Ig domain-containing protein, which translates into the protein MAAIALAAAAAVLAVPSAASADDPTLTLTPVTSGTDIYGGVGTPMRDAAPYTVTGGSGHVTWAYQGLPDGLAASQTTGVVTGTPTLSGSYPLTISVTDGDGQTQSADATLLVDPIGLSTASGQPAYLVAIAKDPVSAQAVIASGDSEDLTWSASGLPPGLSIDKDSGVVSGTPTQVGAFTTRFKAVNTVGNTAYLSVLFEVVVGYTCDYHETGAVGQALSINCGVFWSPKPNAGGRWLRLPGRLSYSAKGLPSGLRIDPATGVITGSPRKAGTATATVSVKVRPDGVLVTRATTWRSSVRCAIR